A segment of the Rhizobium sp. ZPR4 genome:
CTGAATGTGCTGCGTGCCATCGACAAGCTCGACAAGTTCGGCCCCGAAGGCGTGGCGCTGCTGCTTGGTCCCGGCCGCAAGGATGAATCCGGCGACTTCACCAAGGGCGCCGGCCTAAACAGCGATCAGACCGAGAAGGTGCTCTTCTTCGTCGGCATCAAGGACTATGCCGAAAGTGCGGCTCAGCTTGCCGAGCTCGTCGCCGGCACGTCCAATGGCGGCGAAGGTGTCGAAGAGCTGAATTTCATCGGCAGCCTCGTCACTAGCGCCGGCTATCAATCGGATCGTATCAAGATCGATCCGTCCGTCGTGCGCGGCCTCGAATATTATACCGGTCCGGTCTACGAGGCCGAGCTTACCTTCGACGTCACCAACGAGAAGGGCGAAAAGGTCGTCTTCGGTTCGGTCGGCGGCGGCGGTCGTTATGATGGGCTCGTCTCGCGCTTCATGGGTCAGCCGGTGCCGGCCACCGGCTTCTCCATCGGCGTCTCGCGTCTGATGACGGCGCTGAAGAATCTCGGCAAGCTTGGCATGGACGAGGTGATCGAGCCAGTGCTCGTCACCGTCATGGATGGCGATGTTGAGGCCATGGGGCGTTACCAGCGCTTCACGCAGCAGCTTCGCGCTGCCGGCATCCGCGCCGAAATGTTCCAGGGCAACTGGAAGAAGTTCGGCAACCAGCTGAAATATGCTGACCGCCGTGGCTGCCCGATCGCCATCATCCAGGGCGGCGATGAGCGTGCCCAGGGTGTCGTCCAGCTCAAGGATCTGATCGAGGGCAAGCGCCTCTCCGGCGAGATCGAGGACAATGCCAGCTGGCGCGAAGCCCGCGTGGCGCAGGAAACCGTGCCGGAAGCCGAGCTGATCGAGAAGGTCAAGGCGATGCTCGCGGCACAGGCGGAAGACCGGAAGAGGGTGGGCTGATGCCCCTGATCAATCTTCCGGATTTTGCCGGCGATCTGCTGGATGAGTTTGCCGGTCGCCGGACGGAGAGGGTGGACACACCCATCATCCAGCCGGCCGAACCCTTTCTCGATATGGCCGGCGAGGATCTTCGCCGGCGCATCTTCATGACCGAAAGCGAGACCGGCGCCAGCCTTTGCCTGCGTCCGGAATTCACCATTCCGGTCTGCCTGCGCCATATCGAAACAGCCACCGGCACGCCGAAGCGCTATTCCTATCTCGGCGAGATCTTTCGTCAGCGCCGCGAAGGCGGCCATGAATTCTATCAGGCCGGTATCGAGGATCTGGGTGATCGTGATACGGCCAGTGCCGATGCTCGCGCCATCGGCGATGCCATCGGTATCCTGAACCGGCTCGTTCCAGGCAAGCCGCTCTCGGTGACGCTGGGTGATCAGGCCGTGTTCGAGGCCGTGGTGCAGGCGCTCGGGCTGCCGTCCGGCTGGCAGAAGCGGCTGATCCACGCCTTTGGCAACATGATGCAGCTCGAAACCCTGCTGGCGCATCTTGCAAGTCCGCAGCCCGTCACCGGGCTCGATGCGCATGTGCTGGATTTCCTCTCTCGCGGCGACGAGCAGGGGCTGGTCAGGCATATCGACGCCACCATGCAGGCAACCGGCTATTCCACCAATGCCAGCCGCTCGCCGCAGGAGATCGCCCGCCGCCTTCGCGAGAAGCTGGTGCTGTCGGAAACACGGCTCGACGATGCTGCCTTTCGCGTGCTGGAAGAGTTTCTGTCTCTGAGCGTGCCGCTGGCGGATGCTTCCGCGGCGCTGGCCGGTTTTGCCGATGCAGCAGGCTTGAAGCTTGGCGCGGCTCTGAAGAATTTCGAGGCGCGTGTCGCGGCATTGGCCGATGCCGGTGTCGATGTCTCGAAGATCGACTATCGCGCTGCCTTCGGCCGTCCTCTCGACTACTATACCGGCCTTGTCTTTGAAGTGATGGTGGCAGGATCGAGCGCGGTGCTTGCCGGTGGCGGCCGCTTCGACCGGCTGATGACCCTGCTCGGCGCCAAGGATCATATCCCGGCCGTCGGCTTCGCGCTCTGGCTCGACCGCATCGAAACCGCGAGGGCAGCCTGATGACCATCACGATAGCGCTTCCCTCCAAGGGCCGCATGAAGGACGATTGCTCGGCCGTTTTCGAGCGCGCCGGCATGCCGATCGTCGCCGTCGGTAACGATCGCTCCTATCGCGGCCGTGTCGAAGGTTGGGATGGCGTCGAGATCGCCTTCCTGTCTGCCTCGGAAATCTCGCGAGAGATCGGCAATGGCAGCGTCGATTTCGGCATTACCGGCGAAGACCTCGTGCGCGAAGGCATGGCAGAGGCCGATCGCCGCGTCGAGTTCTGCGCAAGACTTGGCTTCGGCCACGCCGATGTGGTCGTTGCCGTGCCGGAGATCTGGCTCGATGTCGATACCATGGCTGACCTTGGCGATGTCGCCGCCGATTTCCGTGCGCGTCATGGCCACAGGCTGACGGTCGCGACGAAATATTGGCGGCTGACGCAGCAGTTCTTCTCCAGCCAGCACGGCATCCAGCTCTACCGCATCGTCGAAAGTCTCGGTGCTACGGAAGGCGCGCCTGCTGCCGGCTCTGCCGACATCATCGTCGACATCACCTCCACCGGTTCGACTCTTAGAGCAAACCATCTGAAGGTTCTGTCGGACGGGATCATCCTGCGTTCGGAGGCTTGTCTGGTGCGCGCCCGCAAGCCGAGCCATGAAGGCGACCCGATGGTTGAGCGCATCATATCGGCAGTGCGCAGCGCACTCTGATTTCTCGACGATTTGACGTAAAAAGGCCCGCCGGAATTCCGGCGGGCCTTTTGTCTCGGGAGATATGTAACGCTTAGGCGGCTGCGTAGGCACCACGGCGTGCGTCGACCGAGTAGACGCCTGCGCCGTTGGTGGCGAGCATGATGTAGGCGCCGGCCAGCGTGACGTTCTTCAGGAAGTTCACGAAGTTCAGGCCGTTGATCCAGCCGTTGGCGGCAGCCGGGAAGTCCGGAACATTGACGGTCGGCAGATGAAACACGATGCCGGTGAAGACGCAGAAGGCGGCGAGCAGCCAGCCGACGATGCGGACCTGGAAGCCGATCAGCACGCAGACGCCGGTGACGAATTCAAACGTGCCGGCAAGATAGGTGAGCAGCGTTGCAGCCGGCATGCCGGCGCCGGCGATCATGCCAGCTGTGCCAGCTGGATCGGTCAGCTTGCCGAAGCCGGCAAAGATGAACATGAAGGCGAGCAGAATGCGCGCCACAAGAATGATGATGTTGTTGGTATTGGACATGACGATCTCCAGTCAATTCGGTTCGGGCCGGGTGGCGAGAATTTCTGGAGTGAGATATTCGCGATTTTTAATCGGTTGAAAAGATAAACAACTGCGCACAATTAGTTCACAATCATTGAACAATGATCCGCCTAGATCGCTCTTCCCATACCAGTCATATCGGCTATGGTGGCGCCAAATCAGTTGTCAAATCATGGTTTTCAGGAGCTAGCCCATGGCCGATCTGTCGTCCTTCCCGATCACGAAGCGCTGGCCTGCCAGCAATCCGGACATCATCCAGCTCTATTCCCTGCCTACGCCGAATGGCGTCAAAGTCTCGATCGCGCTGGAGGAGCTCGGTCTGGCCTATGAGCCGCATCTCATCTCCTTCGGCACGAATGACCAGAAATCCCCGGAATTCCTGTCGCTGAATCCGAACGGCCGCATTCCTGCGATCATCGATCCCAATGGTCCCGACGGCAAGCCGATCGGTCTGTTCGAATCCGGCGCTATCCTGGTCTATCTGGCGGAGAAGACCGGCAAGCTCATGCCGAGTGATGCGGCCAGGCGCTACGAGACGCTGGAGTGGGTCTTCTTCCAGATGGCCGGCGTCGGCCCGATGTTCGGTCAGTTCGGCCACTTCTTCAAATTCGCCGCTGAGAAGGTGGCCAATAACTCCTATCCGGTCGAGCGCTATCGCGACGAGGCCAAGCGTCTCCTCGGTGTGCTGGAAGAGCGCCTGAAAGACCGTGAGTGGATCATGGGCGACGAATACACCATTGCCGACATCACCACGTTCCCCTGGGTTCGCGGCGTCGACGTCTTCTATGGCGGCCGCGAAGTTCTGGAATTCGAAAGCTTCCCCTCGGTCATGGCCTGGCTGGACCGCGCCCTTGCGCGCCCGGCAAGCCAGCGTGGCCTGAGTATTCCCAAGCGGGATTGATTAGGTTGAACCCGGTGCTGGCCAGGCGGACTCGCCTGACCATAGCCGACAGCCGTTTACTGCCGGGTGGCGAGTTGGCTGCCCGGTTCCAGCTTGAAGCGTGGAAACAGGAAGACGCCGACCATGCTGCCGGCATGTTGCTTGTCGGCAGCAACGGATTCGCCGACGCAGAAGACCGGCTGGCGATGACTGCCGGTGCCGAGGGTCGTGGTGGAATAACAGAAGGAGGAGTTGGCCGTTGCCGCCTGCTCGAAGAGATCGAGGATACGCGCTCGATCGTGCGGATCATAGCAATGCATGAGGCTTAGCAGGCCGCATTCCGAAGAGCTCAGCCCGTGCAGCATCGTGCTCCACTGCCCAAGTTTGATGATTCCGCTTGAAAGATCGCCCGTCCATCCCTCGGAAACACAGAACTGCGCCAGAAGATCGGGGTCATGGCCTTCGAACTCCAGCGAGCCGGGAGCAAATGGTGCGGAAAAATTGGCCTTGGCAATCTTGAACAAGATGATCCCCACATGAGCGCATGGTCCCCCCGCGCGCTTCACTTCAATTCCATATCTCTCCGGATGGAAGGTCTCCCCGCATTTTGCGTCGCTGCTCATGGCGGAGACTGCCTCCGCTGATCCGCTGTCGACAATGCTCTTCGGGATGGCGCTCCAGTCTATGAAGTCATTTCAAGTAATAAATCCGGACAGCGCCAGCGCCCAAGGTCATGAACATACCAAGCCGCAGGTTAAGCCTGTCCAAAAGAAGTAAAAATTGCGTGTATTGCAGCTAACTCTCCAAAATCACTGCGCTGCGAGTTATAGGGGCTTTTTCGAAAACAGCAATGGGCAAGTTGCAAAATTTGCAACACGATAGAACCTTGCCGGAATTGTATTTGTACAATTCAGGCGCAATTAAAAAGGGCGACCCGAGGGCCGCCCTTCATCAATTCCGGAGGTCGGATTAAACAATCGCGACAGGCCGTTGGCCTATCACATCATGTCCATTCCACCCATGCCGCCCATGCCGCCCGGCATGCCAGCAGGGGCATCCTTCTTCGGCAGTTCAGCGATCATGGCTTCGGTGGTGATCAGCAGCGAAGCAACCGAAGCTGCGTTCTGCAGAGCCGTACGAACAACCTTGACCGGGTCGACGATGCCCATGGAGATCATGTCGCCGAATTCAGACGTCTGGGCGTTGTAGCCGTAGTTGTCTTCGTTCTTTTCGAGAACCTTGCCGACAACGATCGAAGCTTCGTCACCAGCGTTTTCAGCGATCTGGCGAACCAGCGACTGCAGGGCGCGGCGAACGATGTTGACGCCAGCTTCCTGATCCTGGTTTTCACCCTTGGCGGTGATCTTCGTAGAAGAACGCAGGAGAGCGATACCGCCGCCCGGTACGATGCCTTCCTGAACAGCAGCGCGCGTCGCGTTGAGAGCGTCGTCGATGCGGTCCTTCTTTTCCTTCACTTCGACTTCCGTCGAGCCGCCAACGCGGATCACGGCAACGCCGCCAGCGAGCTTGGCAAGACGTTCCTGCAGCTTTTCGCGGTCGTAGTCGGAGGTGGTTTCTTCGATCTGAGCCTTGATCTGGGCAACGCGGCCTTCGATGTCGGACTTGGCGCCAGCGCCGTCGACGATCGTGGTGTTTTCCTTGGAGATCGAAACCTTCTTGGAACGGCCGAGCATGTCGAGGGTGACGGACTCGAGCTTGATGCCGAGGTCTTCGGAGATGACAGTGCCGCCCGTCAGGATGGCGATGTCTTCCAGCATGGCCTTGCGGCGGTCGCCGAAGCCAGGAGCCTTGACAGCAGCGATCTTCAGGCCGCCGCGCAGCTTGTTGACGACGAGGGTCGCAAGAGCTTCGCCTTCGACGTCTTCAGCGATGATGAGGAGCGGCTTGCCGGTCTGAACGACGGCTTCGAGAACCGGAAGCATGGCCTGCAGGTTCGAGAGCTTCTTCTCGTGGAGCAGGATGAACGCGTCTTCGAGGTCGGCGATCATCTTTTCCGGGTTGGTTACGAAGTAGGGGCTGAGGTAGCCGCGGTCGAACTGCATGCCCTCGACGACTTCGAGTTCGGTTTCGGCGGTCTTGGCTTCTTCAACCGTGATGACGCCTTCGTTGCCGACCTTCTGCATGGCTTCAGCAATATCGAGACCGATCTGCTTTTCGCCGTTTGCGGAGATCGTGCCGACCTGGGCAACTTCTTCCGAGGTGTTGATCTTCTTGGCCTTGGCCTGGAGATCCTTGACGACTTCTGCAACCGCGAGGTCGATGCCGCGCTTCAGGTCCATCGGGTTCATGCCGGCTGCAACAGCCTTGGCGCCTTCGCGAACGATGGCCTGGGCGAGAACGGTTGCAGTGGTGGTGCCGTCACCGGCGACGTCGTTGGTCTTCGAAGCAACTTCGCGGACCATCTGGGCGCCCATGTTTTCGAACTTGTCTTCGAGTTCGATTTCCTTGGCGACGGAAACGCCGTCCTTGGTGATGCGCGGAGCGCCGAAGGACTTGTCGATAACGACGTTACGACCCTTCGGGCCGAGCGTGACCTTTACTGCGTCAGCGAGGATATCGACGCCACGAAGCATCTTTTCGCGGGCGCTGCGGCCGAATTTTACTTCTTTAGCTGCCATGTTTGGAACTCCTGAATTCGCGTTTTCCGGGCTTGTCGCCCGTCAGCTTTATCGGAAAAGGGAACCGGCTAAATTAGCCGATGATGCCCATGATGTCGGCTTCCTTCATGATGAGAAGGTCTTCGCCATTGAGCTTGACTTCGGTGCCCGACCACTTGCCGAACAGAACGCGATCGCCAACCTTGACGTCGAGTGCTACGACCTTGCCGGACTCGTCACGAGCGCCGGAACCGACGGCGACGATTTCGCCTTCCTGCGGCTTTTCCTTGGCGGTATCGGGAATGATGATGCCACCCTTGGTCTTTTCTTCCGACTCGACGCGACGAACGACGACGCGGTCATGAAGGGGGCGGAAATTGGTGCTTGCCATTGTCTAATCCCTCGATCAAATGACATTCACGGATCAGCGGGGGATCCGTATGGACTTTGTTAGCACTCATCCTCTGCGAGTGCTAGCGACGGTGATTTAGGGATGGCTTCCAGACGAGTCAAGAACAGCACTGTGAATTTTTTGCGGCGGGCATCGGCTTGTTTGGGGGATGATTAACGCCCATGGCGTCGCAGCGTGGCATGTCGTTGCAAAGACTCCTTCATTTTGATCTCGTGAGGAGGGGCACGATTACGCCGTTTCTGGGTCATCACCTCTCTACCTCGCCAGGTTCATTTTGCCGCTTGCAGACCTTGCCTATTCCGGCTTCCGGGGCCTTGTGCGCCGCAAAAACCTTGCGCGCCGCTCTTGTAATTTGCCGGCCGGTTTGCGATGTCAGCCCGTGATTTATTTGATGTGAGGACGGCATGGGCAAACGGATCGAGAGCTTTCGCGACATCGGCGGACTTTATGATGTTGCGCTCTGCGATGTCTGGGGCGTGCTCCATAACGGCGTCACCGCCTATAAGGAAGCCTCCGTCGCGCTCGAAGCCGCCCGAGGCGAAGGTCTTGCGGTCGTCCTCATCACCAATTCTCCGCGCGTCGCTCCGAAGGTCGTCGAGCAGCTGAGAGCAATCGGTGTTCCCGATAGCGTCTATGATCGCATCATCACCTCGGGCGATGTCACCCGCAAGCTGATCGCGGAGGGACCGAAGAAGGTGTTCCTGCTCGGTCCGGAGCGTGACACCGGCATCCTCGAAGGCCTTGACGTTCAGCGTGTCGACGCCGGCGAGGCTGAAAGCATCGTCTGCACCGGCTTCTTCGACGACGAGACCGAAACGCCTGACGACTACACCGATATGCTGACGGCCTGGTCCGCTCGCAATGTGCCGCTCATCTGTGCCAACCCCGATCTCGTCGTCGAGCGCGGCCATCGCATGATCCCCTGCGCCGGCGCCATGGCTGCCTATTACGAGCGTCTCGGTGGCCGGACGCGCATCGCCGGCAAGCCGCACCAGCCGATCTATGACGCGGCGATTGCCGCCGCCCGCGAGGTCAAGAGCGAGTTTCCGCTGTCGCGCGTGGTGGCGATCGGCGACGGCATGCCGACCGACGTGCGCGGCGCACTCGATTACGGTCTCGATCTTCTTTATATCAGCCATGGCATCCACGCCCGCGAATATGTCGTCGAGGGACACACGGATGAGGCCGCTCTCGGCGCCTTCCTGGCGCGCGAGCAAGCCTCGCCGAAGTGGTGGATGTCGCGCCTTGTCTGAGGAGAGTGGCAGTCGATGACCGTTTTCCATCGCAACGAGACCCGCGAGCCGCTTCCCGACGCCTTGAAGGGCGGCGTGGTCGCCATCGGCAATTTCGACGGCGTGCATCGCGGCCATCAGTCTGTGCTGACGCGCGCGTTGGAGATCGCCAGGGAGCGCGGCGTGCCGGCTCTGGTGCTGACCTTCGAGCCGCATCCGCGCACCGTCTTCAAGCCCGATCAGCCGGTTTTTCGTCTGACGCCGGCGCCGCTTCGAGCCCGTCTTTTGGAAGCGCTCGGCTTCAACGCCGTCATCGAATATCCTTTCGATCGCGCCTTCTCGCAGCGTTCAGCGGATGAATTCGTCCATTCGATCCTGATCGACTGGCTGCATGCCTCGGAGGTCGTCACCGGTTTTGATTTCCATTTCGGTCATGATCGCCAGGGCGGTCCAGCCTTCCTGATGAATGCCGGCAGCCATAACGGCTTCGGTGTGACGCTGATCGATGCCTTCCGCGACGAAAACACCGAGGTCATCTCGTCGAGCCGCATTCGCACGCTGCTGGCCGAGGGAGATGTCGCTCAGGCCGCCGGACTGCTTGGTTATCGCTATACCGTTCAGGCGCCTGTCATTGGCGGTGAGAAGCTCGGTCGCACGCTTGGCTTCCCGACGGCAAACATGCAGCTCCCGGCCGAGATATCGCTGAGAGCGGGCATTTATGCAGTTCGTTTCCGAACGGCCGATGGCATCATCCGCGATGGCGTTGCCAGTTACGGCCGGCGTCCGACGGTGACCGATAATGGTGCGCCGCTGCTCGAGACTTTCGTCTTCGATTTCAGCGGCGATCTATACGGTCAGGTCTGTTCGGTGTCCTTCTTCGGCTATCTCCGCCCCGAACTGAAGTTCGACGGTCTCGACCCGCTGGTCGCACAGATCCGTAAGGATGAAGACGAGGCGCGCGCCCTGCTTGCCGGCGTCCAGCCGTTCAGCGACCTGGATCGCATCATCGCCTTCAATTGATATTTCCCAAGTGGCTGCTGTTCGAACACGGCGCCTTGCCGTTTCGAGGGAAGCTCTCCGATTGCGGGTGTACATCGGCACCGCCGACAAGCTGTTGAATTCGTGTCCGACAAGAGCCATTGTTCCGCGCCGGTTCTTGGGAGGAGCAATCGTTGACATTACGCAACCAGATTATTGCGCTCGCGCTCGCGCCTCTCGTTATCTCGATCCTGGCAATCACGGCCTTCATTACCTGGCAGTCGACCAACCTTACCAAGAACAATATCGAGACCTTCGAACAGAACATGCTGAGGGCAAAGGAAACGGAAATCGTTAACCTGACAGACCTCGCCGTTTCGGCCATTCAGGCGATCTATCGGGACGCCGCGCCGGACGATCAGGCTGCGAAGGATAAGGTAGCCGAGATCCTGACGTCCCTTGACTATGGTCCGGACGGATACTTTTTTGTCTACGATTACGATGGGAACAACATCGTTCATCCGCGCGAGGGGTTTCGAAACGGGCGCAATTGGCTCGATTTGACCGATCCGGATGGGGACAGGGTCATCGCAGAACTCATCAAGACGGCAAAAGCCGGCGGGGGCCTGCACCAGTACAAATGGGAGAAGCCCTCTACCGGCCGCGTCGCCGATAAGCTCTCATTCGTGGTCGGCCTTGATAAATGGCACTGGGTCGTCGGAACTGGTGTCTATCTGGACGATATTTTCACTCAGACTGCGGCCGCCAATGCCGCCATGCGGGCAAACATAAAAGGAACCTTCATCGTCGTCACGTTGATAGCCGTTCCCGCCGTTCTGGTCGTTTTCACGACCTGCATGCTGCTGACTTTCCGTGAGCGACGCATGGCCGATGGCCGGCTCAAGGAGCTGACGCAAAGAGTGATCGATACGCAGGAGGAGGAACGCGCCCGTCTTGCCCGCGAATTGCACGACGGCGTATCGCAGAATCTCCTCGGCGTGCGCTACGTCATGGATCTCGCCAACCGCAAGGTGCGAAACCAGGTCGATGATGCCGCCACGACGATCGAGAAGGGTATCGATACCCTTAACAGCGCGATCAAGGACATCAGGCGACTTTCGCATGATCTGCGCCCCCGCGTGCTTGATGATCTCGGCTTGACGGCCGCACTGACCGCACTCGCGAACAATTTCGGTGAGCGGACCGGGATCGCAACCGAGATCGAGGCTTCCGACTTCACCAGCCTGCTAAAGCCTGAAGCCAGCACAGCGCTCTATCGTGTCGCTCAGGAGGCCTTGAACAACGTCGAACGTCATTCCGGTGCGACGCGTCTTACGATCAAACTTTGGAGCGATCGGGGGCGTGCGCGCTTGAGAATTTCGGACAATGGTATTGGTTTTGAGGGCGCCGGCGACGGCAAGGGCGGGCTTGGGCTGAGAAACATGCAGGAACGGATGGCGCATTTCCGTGGTCTGCTTCTCGTTCAAAGTACGGCCGGTGGCACGACGCTTATCGCGATGCTGCCGAAATCGGCCAATGCCTCGCCAAGAGCAAAGGTGGATGCGGCATGAAAAGAAACAGGATCAGCGTTCTGCTGATCGACAATCACCCCGTGGTGCTGGACGGACTGAAAGCCGTGCTGGAGACTTTCGACCACATAGAGGTGGTTGGGACGGCAAGCCTTGCACAGATCGGCCTGGAGGTCGGTCGGCGGACGCTGCCACAAGTGACCCTGATGGATATCAATATGCCGAAGCTTAGCGGCATTGATGCGATCGAGCTCTTTCGCCGGGAACTTCCGGAGACGCGCATCGTGATGCTTTCCATGCATGACAGCCGCGAATACATCTCTTCGTCGATCATGCGCGGTGCAGTCGGATATATTCTCAAGGACGTTTCGACCGACGAAGTCGTCTGCGCTATCGAAACCGTAGCGGCCGGTGGAACTTATTTTTCGTCCGGCGTTCGCGACATATTGGTGGAGGACACGATACAAAAGGAGGCCGACCCTCTGACGCCGCGTGAGCGTCACATTCTGGGCTTGATCGTTACAGGCAAGAGCAATCGCGAGATTGCCGAGGAGCTTGAAATCACCCCTGCGACGGCGGAAACGCATCGCAAGAATTTGAAGAAGAAGCTCGGTATCGCAACGACGGCCGGCCTGATCCGCTACGCCCTCGACCACGGCATCGCAACCACGGCATTGTAACGCCCGTCTACCCACTTCTGGGTAGGTTCGGCGATTTCGCATCGGCTAATATCTTGTTCGGCCGGCAGACTCGCCGTAGGACTTTATCAGCGGCTGCCCGCAGGCGGGCCGTTGGGAGGAATTCATATTCGTTGGTCTGGCTCTGCATAGCCAAAGCTCATCGGCTTGGGCCCTTGGGCGCACATTGCAATCGTGGACCGATGCACCCCTTCCACTCTGACAACTACAACAAGGTGGCGCGCAGACACCGCGTGAGAGGTATCGGACATGGACAAACGCTTTGGGACGGCGGCCTGCTGGTTGCTCGTCATTCCCTACATAGGCTTGCTTTGGGTTCCTTTCTACAACAGCCACGATCCGGTGCTGTTGGGTTTCCCTTTCTTCTACTGGTATCAGCTGGCCTGGGTGCCGATCACTGCTGTCCTGACATGGATCGCCTATCGGAGCATGCGCCATGATGACTGATATCGATCCGACCGCGCTCTCCGTCTTCATCTTCTTCCTGGCGCTCGTCACGGTCATGGGTTTCGTCGCTGCCCGTTGGCGCCGGCCGAAGACCCTTGCTCATATCGACGAATGGGGCCTCGGCGGCCGTACCTTCGGCACCTGGATCACCTGGTTCCTCGTCGGCGGCGACTTTTATACGGCCTATACTGTCATCGCCGTCCCGGCGCTGGTCTACACCGTCGGCGCCTATGGCTTCTTCGCGCTGCCCTATACGATCGTCGTCTATCCCTTCGTTTTCATGGTCATGCCGCTTCTTTGGAGGCGGGCGAAGGATCACGGCTACGTCACGGCTGGCGATATCGTCCACGGTCAATATGGCTCGCGGGCGCTGGAACTGGCGGTCGCTCTGACAGGCGTCATCGCGACGATGCCCTATATCGCCCTGCAGCTCGTCGGTATGACAGCGGTGTTTAAGGCCCTGGGGCTCCACGGCGAATTGCCGCTCGCTGTCGCCTTCATCATTCTGGCGCTCTATACCTATTCGGC
Coding sequences within it:
- the hisS gene encoding histidine--tRNA ligase, which codes for MSDKQKKPQKLKARLPRGFVDRSATDIRAVNEMTSKIRAVYEHYGFDPIETPLFEYTDALGKFLPDSDRPNEGVFSLQDDDEQWMSLRYDLTAPLARHVAENFNEIQLPYRTYRAGYVFRNEKPGPGRFRQFMQFDADTVGAPGVQADAEMCMMMADTLEALGIKRGDYVVRINNRKVLDGVLEAIGLGGDDKAAQRLNVLRAIDKLDKFGPEGVALLLGPGRKDESGDFTKGAGLNSDQTEKVLFFVGIKDYAESAAQLAELVAGTSNGGEGVEELNFIGSLVTSAGYQSDRIKIDPSVVRGLEYYTGPVYEAELTFDVTNEKGEKVVFGSVGGGGRYDGLVSRFMGQPVPATGFSIGVSRLMTALKNLGKLGMDEVIEPVLVTVMDGDVEAMGRYQRFTQQLRAAGIRAEMFQGNWKKFGNQLKYADRRGCPIAIIQGGDERAQGVVQLKDLIEGKRLSGEIEDNASWREARVAQETVPEAELIEKVKAMLAAQAEDRKRVG
- a CDS encoding ATP phosphoribosyltransferase regulatory subunit, translated to MPLINLPDFAGDLLDEFAGRRTERVDTPIIQPAEPFLDMAGEDLRRRIFMTESETGASLCLRPEFTIPVCLRHIETATGTPKRYSYLGEIFRQRREGGHEFYQAGIEDLGDRDTASADARAIGDAIGILNRLVPGKPLSVTLGDQAVFEAVVQALGLPSGWQKRLIHAFGNMMQLETLLAHLASPQPVTGLDAHVLDFLSRGDEQGLVRHIDATMQATGYSTNASRSPQEIARRLREKLVLSETRLDDAAFRVLEEFLSLSVPLADASAALAGFADAAGLKLGAALKNFEARVAALADAGVDVSKIDYRAAFGRPLDYYTGLVFEVMVAGSSAVLAGGGRFDRLMTLLGAKDHIPAVGFALWLDRIETARAA
- the hisG gene encoding ATP phosphoribosyltransferase, translating into MTITIALPSKGRMKDDCSAVFERAGMPIVAVGNDRSYRGRVEGWDGVEIAFLSASEISREIGNGSVDFGITGEDLVREGMAEADRRVEFCARLGFGHADVVVAVPEIWLDVDTMADLGDVAADFRARHGHRLTVATKYWRLTQQFFSSQHGIQLYRIVESLGATEGAPAAGSADIIVDITSTGSTLRANHLKVLSDGIILRSEACLVRARKPSHEGDPMVERIISAVRSAL
- a CDS encoding DoxX family protein; amino-acid sequence: MSNTNNIIILVARILLAFMFIFAGFGKLTDPAGTAGMIAGAGMPAATLLTYLAGTFEFVTGVCVLIGFQVRIVGWLLAAFCVFTGIVFHLPTVNVPDFPAAANGWINGLNFVNFLKNVTLAGAYIMLATNGAGVYSVDARRGAYAAA
- a CDS encoding glutathione binding-like protein, whose protein sequence is MADLSSFPITKRWPASNPDIIQLYSLPTPNGVKVSIALEELGLAYEPHLISFGTNDQKSPEFLSLNPNGRIPAIIDPNGPDGKPIGLFESGAILVYLAEKTGKLMPSDAARRYETLEWVFFQMAGVGPMFGQFGHFFKFAAEKVANNSYPVERYRDEAKRLLGVLEERLKDREWIMGDEYTIADITTFPWVRGVDVFYGGREVLEFESFPSVMAWLDRALARPASQRGLSIPKRD
- the groL gene encoding chaperonin GroEL (60 kDa chaperone family; promotes refolding of misfolded polypeptides especially under stressful conditions; forms two stacked rings of heptamers to form a barrel-shaped 14mer; ends can be capped by GroES; misfolded proteins enter the barrel where they are refolded when GroES binds) encodes the protein MAAKEVKFGRSAREKMLRGVDILADAVKVTLGPKGRNVVIDKSFGAPRITKDGVSVAKEIELEDKFENMGAQMVREVASKTNDVAGDGTTTATVLAQAIVREGAKAVAAGMNPMDLKRGIDLAVAEVVKDLQAKAKKINTSEEVAQVGTISANGEKQIGLDIAEAMQKVGNEGVITVEEAKTAETELEVVEGMQFDRGYLSPYFVTNPEKMIADLEDAFILLHEKKLSNLQAMLPVLEAVVQTGKPLLIIAEDVEGEALATLVVNKLRGGLKIAAVKAPGFGDRRKAMLEDIAILTGGTVISEDLGIKLESVTLDMLGRSKKVSISKENTTIVDGAGAKSDIEGRVAQIKAQIEETTSDYDREKLQERLAKLAGGVAVIRVGGSTEVEVKEKKDRIDDALNATRAAVQEGIVPGGGIALLRSSTKITAKGENQDQEAGVNIVRRALQSLVRQIAENAGDEASIVVGKVLEKNEDNYGYNAQTSEFGDMISMGIVDPVKVVRTALQNAASVASLLITTEAMIAELPKKDAPAGMPGGMGGMGGMDMM
- the groES gene encoding co-chaperone GroES → MASTNFRPLHDRVVVRRVESEEKTKGGIIIPDTAKEKPQEGEIVAVGSGARDESGKVVALDVKVGDRVLFGKWSGTEVKLNGEDLLIMKEADIMGIIG
- a CDS encoding TIGR01459 family HAD-type hydrolase; translated protein: MGKRIESFRDIGGLYDVALCDVWGVLHNGVTAYKEASVALEAARGEGLAVVLITNSPRVAPKVVEQLRAIGVPDSVYDRIITSGDVTRKLIAEGPKKVFLLGPERDTGILEGLDVQRVDAGEAESIVCTGFFDDETETPDDYTDMLTAWSARNVPLICANPDLVVERGHRMIPCAGAMAAYYERLGGRTRIAGKPHQPIYDAAIAAAREVKSEFPLSRVVAIGDGMPTDVRGALDYGLDLLYISHGIHAREYVVEGHTDEAALGAFLAREQASPKWWMSRLV